The nucleotide window AAGACCGACGCAAAACATTAAAATAAACGTAAATTTTAAGATTAAAATGAAAAAGATACTGATAACAGGTGCCAATCAGGGGATTGGTTTTGAAACTGCCAGACAGCTGGCTGCGCTCGGCCATTATGTTTATCTCGGAAGCCGTAACCGTTCAAATGGAACGGAAGCACAGGAAAAACTGAACAGGGCAGGTTTTCAGAATGTAGAATGCATTGAAATAGATGTTACGGATATTCATTCCATACAATCTGCGAGACAGATCCTGGAATCCAAAGAACAGCAGCTGGATGTGTTGATTAACAATGCCGGAATTGCAGGTGAACAGCCGCAGAATATGTCCGGTGGAAGTATGAGCAATCTCCGGAATGTCTTTGAAACCAATTTTTTCGGAGCTGTACAGACAACCCGATCTTTCATTGATCTGTTAAAAAAATCGGACGATCCAAGAATAATCAATGTGTCGAGTCCTTTGGGTTCCCTTTCCATTCAAAGCGAATCTCCGAATCCCAATCTCCGGATGTATGATGCGTACAGTGCCTCCAAAACAGCGCTCAATGCCTTTACCGTCCTTCTTTCAAAAGAATTCCGGGAAACAGATTTTAAAATAATAAGTGTGGAACCCGGTTATACGGCATCAAATCTTAACCAATATCAGGGCACTCAAACTCCTGAGCAGGCCGCAGGTATCATTGTAAAATTTGTAACTTTACAAGAAGTACCATCAGGTAAGTTTTTTGACAGGAACGGAAACGAGTTAGCCTGGTAATACAAATGCTCTAACAATCAGTTTTAATTTTGAACGATGGAAAAACGGCAGATCCAAAGGATAAAAACCATTAGTGAATTTCACCTGCTGCGAGGCCTGCCAAAGCCCGAGCATCCTCTGATCAGTGTGGTTGATTATTCGGCGATCAAAAGACCTTCGGATATCAGTGAAGTTAGTATCGTGCTGGATTTCTACATGATTTCCCAGAAAAGGGGAATTGGCGGGAAAATGTACTACGGACAGCAGGAGTTTGATTTTGATGAAGGAGTGATGGCGTTTATAGAACCCAATCAGGTTTTCAGGATACAGTCTGACCCTGCTTCTGTTGAAGAACGTTCGGGCTGGATGTTACTTATTCACCCAGATTTTTTATGGAACACACCGCTTGCCAAAACAATTAAACGGTATGATTATTTTGATTACTCCGTCAATGAAGCGCTGTTTCTTTCTGAAAAGGAACAAAAAACACTAAACGGCATCATTGAGAATATTGAACAGGAATATCATACGAATATAGACCGGTTCAGCAAGCAGATTATCATTTCACAGATTGAAAGCCTGCTTAATTATTCCGAAAGGTTTTATAACCGCCAGTTCATAACAAGAGAGAAGGCTAACCATCAGATTCTGGGCCGTCTGGAAAATCTGCTTAAGGACTATTTTGACAGTGATGATTTAATGATAAAGGGATTGCCGACGGTTCAATATATTGCCGAAACCTTACATGTTTCACCAAAATATCTGAGCGGATTACTCAAAACATTAACCGGGCAGAGTACACAGCACCATATCCATGATAAACTCATCAGCAAAGCCAAAGAAAAGCTTTCTACCACCAGTTTATCCGTCAGCGAAATTGCTTATGAGTTAGGATTTGAACATTCACAGTCTTTCAGCAAACTGTTTAAGACAAAAACAGAGATGTCACCCTTGGAATTCCGGGCTTCCTTTCATTGAGACTGGGGTCTGTTAAAAAAAATCCGGTAAATCCCGATATGAAAAAAATAAGAAGGATGCTGTTACAGCATCCTTCTTATTTTACATTTTTATGATATATTGTCACATAAATTTAGTGCTTTCCCTCATTAATTTCTTCTACAAGCTTCGAGTTGAAAGCAGGGAGATCTTTGGGAGTACGGCTTGTAACAAGTCCGGAATCTACAACCACTTCACGATCTTCCCAATGGGCTCCTGCATTTTTCAAATCCTGGCTGATAGAGTGAACAGACGTTAAGTTTCTGCCTTCAACAACGCCGGCATTGATGAGAACCTGAGGTCCATGGCAGATGGCGCCTACAGGTTTATGCTGGGCAAAAAACTCTTTTACGAAAGAAATTGCCTTTTCATTGGTTCGTAACTGATCTGGATTAATAACGCCTCCCGGCAGCATTAATGCATCATAATCTGAAGCTTGTACCTGATCTAAATTCTTATCTACAGGATATTCTTTACCCCAGTCTTTTTCTGCCCAGGCTTTAATGCTTCCGTTTTCAGGACTTACAATGTGTGCAGTCCATCCTTGTTGCTCCAGATATTCTTTAGGAGAGCTCAGCTCGCTCTCTTCAAAGCCATGAGTGGCCAGTATTGCAATCTTTTTTGACATAATTTTATTTTTTTGTTGATAAAGAAGTGGCTCAACCTCCTATAAAAACCGCTGATAGCCACTGTAAGAAACTCCGCTTTCAGATGCGGGTATAATTTTATTTCTTTAAATCCTCAAGATTTTCAAATTTATCATGGGAAGCTTTCAGCTGGTGAAGCTGATCTAGCACTACACGGGAACTTTCCGGGCATAGATCACCACTGTCTAAGGCATCCTGATAAGCATCAATAGCAGCATTTTCACCATACACAACATTTCCTAGTGTTGCATCTGCAGTATCTCCTGCAAAGGAATTTTTCACATCAATCCAGGCTCTGTGGATGGCTCCTGCTGCAGAACCAGACTGATCCGGTGTACCACCTCTTTCTGTAATAAGATCTGTAAGCTGATTTTTCATGGTATAGGATTGTGACACCATTTTGTCATAATCTGCACGCAACAGAGGATATTGTTCCCATACCTTATCCTCAACTTTAGAAAATCCTTGAATTCTGTCATTTGTAATGTTCAGTAAATCGTTTAATACTGACACTGTTTTTTCGTTGTTCATATTGTATATTTTTTAAAATGGTAGTATTAACTTTACAAGCGCTGTGCCTTAAATACGATATCTGGCAAGATGTGGTACTTAAAAAAATCTTAAAATATCAGAAAAACGAATCATTGTATTTAAATTCTTAACAGAGATAAAAAGAAAAAGTCCGGAAATTTCCGGACTTTGAGTTAAGTATTGAAATAAGATCTTTATCATTATTCAGAACAATAACTAATCTATCTTAATTAAGAGGTTTTCTCCCTGTAAAAAGATTAATCACAACGACGATGATGGCAATCACCAAAAGCGTATGAATTAAATTTCCTGTATCCATACCCGGAATTATACCGAGCATTCCTAAAAGCCATACGGCGATGCAGATTACTGCAACAAGCCATAATAAATTTCTCATAATATTATTTTTTTGTGGTTAGTGTAGTGTGTGATGGTATTGATGGCTAAACTCTATTGATGCCTTAAACCTTTGTGATGGTAGACCGGATTTTTCTGATCAGCTTTGTAGTTAAGATGAGTACTGTTAACTACTTTTTCATAATTCATATGAGTGGCTTTAAGGTCATCATGTAATTCCGGAACATTATAATGAAACGCTTTACCGTTCTTATAAAGTTTGTTGTCATATGTACGGTAAATCTGATCCTCTTTATAAGTGTTTCCGTCGGGAGCAAGATATAACTTTTCCTTTTTGTTCTTTTTTCGCAGGCCCAGATAAAGCAAAGAACTTCCTGCAGCTAAGGCTAGTGCTAATTTTACTGTATTGTTCATATGATATCTATTTGATCAAATGATTACAATTTTTTTGCCATTACGCGAAATGTGGTATTTATTTCTTCCTTCGTGTATTTGATTGAGGATGAAATTCTACATAAAATTACCAAAGGAATTCCTGATATTTGGTGGAGAAAAATTGAATACCGGAATTATTTATACAAATCCTTTTCTATAAAATTATTAAATCGTTTCAGAAACTCTTTTGCACGTGTTTCTTTGTTCCTTATTAACTCCTGTTTACTCAGAGGACTTCCGGTATTTGAATCAAATAATATTGTTTCAGACATTCCGGAAGAGCTGTGCATGAGTTTGATATTTTTGGCAGGATCCTGTATGTACTCATTCCAAAGCTTATTGAATTTTTCCTTTGTCAGATGTATTTCTGCGGTTTTAGAGTCTATAATTGAAAACCCGTTGTTAAGCTTCATACTTCCAAGCAATTTAAAAATATGGGTAGCCTCTTCATCTTCAATCTGCAGGATCAGACCTGGCAAACCACAAAATTTATAAGGCCCGTCCTGTATCTGGATATCATTCGTGAACCAAGCAGTCCAGTTTCTTCCGCCGAAATACATGGTGGCTTTCTGAGCTTTAAAACTTTCGATATTCTTTGTTTCAGGAAGAACTGTCCAATTCATTTTATTCAGTTCTTTTACTGCAACATTGCTGGCATTAAGTGAAGTGTGATATACTGCTGTCAGATCAGGATATGTTTTGGAAATCCTGAAATTGACTTTCGGATGTCTGATCTTCCTAAAATCAATGGTAACGGAATTTGAAGCCTTTCCTTTTTCAACTTCAGCATTCACAAGAGAGTCACGTGTAATCAGCAATTCACTGTAGAAATAGGAACCTTCTTTGGTGATATCAAGATTCATGATTTCCTTTTCTACTTTATCCTTGTTTAATGTATCCATCTTAAATGAATATTCGTAAACAAACCTTTGATTTTGAGAAAGCAAAATTCCGGAGATCAACAGAAACAGAGTGATGAAAATTTTCATTTTTTAATTAGCGGATGGTTATTAATAGTGTTCAAATATAACAATGTTTCCGGAAACAGTCTGTTTGGATATCTGTAAAACTAACTCAATAAATTGCAGCTTAAAAAGATTGCCGGTAAAATCAGCTAAAAAGCCCTGGATCGGATGTCCAAGGCTTTATGTGTATCTGGGCGCTGTTGTTTTACAGACAAAATGATTCTGCTTTTTATTATTCAATCCAAAAGTGCCCCGCTGAATAAGTTTTGGCCTTTCCTGCCACAATCACTCTTTCATTGTTGTTTTCACAAAAGAGCTGGCCGCCTCTTTCAGACAGCTGTCGGGCAAAAAGTTTATCTTTTCCCAGTTTTGCTGCCCAGAACGGGATGAGCGAACAGTGTGCAGAGCCGGTTACAGGGTCTTCCAGAATGGTTGACTGTGGGGTAAAGTATCTGGACACAAAATCACAATCGGTTCCTTTGGATGTTACCACAACACCACCCGGATCCAGGTTGATAAGATCGAAAACAGACCTTTCAATTTTAATATTTTTTATATCTTCCTCAGAATCGTATACCAGCACATAATCTCTTGATTGGAAGACTTCCTTAGGCTGAATATTCAGAGACCTCATTATAATATCCGGAAGTGAAGCCGGCTCAGGCATTCTGGAAGGGAAGTCCATATAGTAAATTCCCTCTTTTACATGTACTGTTAAGTTACCGCTTTTGGTATCAAAAATTATAGTATCGTTCGGATAATTTAAAACAGAAATCAGACAATGCGCAGTGGCAAGCGTAGCATGCCCGCACAAATCCATCTCTACTTCCGGAGTAAACCATCTCAGCTGAATGGTACTATTCCCGTTATCAATAAAGAAAGCAGTTTCCGCTACAGCATTTTCGCGGGCTATTTTTAAAAGTAATTCATCGGGTAACCAGTTTTTCAGTGGGACGACACAGGCAGGATTTCCATGAAAGATATCTTCTGTGAAAGAATCTATCTGATATAATTCTAACTTCATTATAATAAAAATTTCATTCCGTATAAAGGTAATCTATTTTCGGGAAAAAGCCTTCGGTCAGCAGTGTTTCTACAATATTATCAATAAATCAGGAATGGATATAATCTGAGATTCAGATCTTGCATACAAAATTATAATGATTTATTCTCTATTTAATTTGTAATAATTTTTCCACATCAGGGTGGCAATTTTCTTACAGGTGTTTTTCCGGAAAAGACGACGGAAAATTTAGCTTTGTAGTAAATAAAAACGGGACAATGAAAAAATATGATCATGATTTTATTCATTTCAATCTTTCAGAAAGTGGTTATACCGATTTCATTTTGTTGACAAAGCCCGGCAATGTGTGAAACATATTCTGACCGATCCGGATCACAAACCAAATCTATAACAGTTTTCATACGATTTCTTAACCTCATTAAAAACTCATAATTATATAAGAATGTTTAAAAACTTTACTACATTATCAGTAGCGGCAGCTTTGCTTTCATATAGCATTATGTCAGCACAAAGTGTGGGAATCAACACAGCCCAGCCTGGCTCCACTCTTGATGTTAATGGCTCTCTGGCCGCAAAGTACAGTGCAGTAACTGCCGCCACTTATGCCATGACCGCCGGAGATTTTCATATCTCATATAATGGAACAGCCAATGCTGTCTTTACATTGCCGGCTGCGGTAGCAGGTACTGGTAATTTCAAAGGCCGTATGTACACCATCAAGAATAACACAGCTTTTACCGTTACAGTAAACCCTGCAGGTACAGAAACCATTAATGGTAATGCCAGTGTTGTGGTAAGTCCTAACCAGAGTTTGCAGCTGATCAGTACCGGTCTTACAGGAGCGGCTTCCACATGGGAAACTTCCGGAAACAATTCTGCAGTGACAACTAATCTAACAGCAAGTAACGGACTTAGCACTGTAGGTAATGATGTGAGGCTTGGTGGTACACTTTTGCAGAATACAGCAATTGATTATGCAGATAAGGCTTTATATTTCAGAAGTAATGTTGATGGCTTCGGACTTACAGCAATCAGTAACAGCAATCCAGGAACCAATGCTGCGGCACTTTTGCAGTTTACCAATAATACAGGCAGTTCTCTGAACATGTTCCTGAACTCTTCTACAAAAACTACAGACGGTGGTGCCAATGCATCAACAATCAATAGCGTTGGAGGTCCTTTAACAATGGCCGGGAATAATAATGTGGCGCAGTTCAGACTAAGCCAGCTGAACGGTGGTGATTATCTTTATAATGGTGACAGGAAGCTTAACTTTAATGGAAATGGAGATATTACAGCCTTTGGCGCTGCCGGGAATGCAGTGAATGCTTACAACGGTCTTCTTACTTTAAAAGGGAATAGTAACAGTGCTGCGTTTTCTCAGGTAACACTTGGCACTACCGGTTTTAAATATTATTATGCTAATGGTACTAATAGTATGCTTGACATCGATGGCAATGGAGATATCAATATGAACAGGCCGGAAACAGGAGGTGTTGGTGGAAATAAAGTTGCCGCTACAAAAGGGCATCTTGATCTGAGCGGATATAATACCCTGAATGGTTCCGTTACCCAGATCTATCTTGGTGCAGAAGGATTCAAATACAGCTACAACGGCAGTACTAAGGTGACTATTGACGGTAACGGACTGGTAAGTGCCGCAGGAGGTTTTGTCAATACTTCAGATATGCGTCTGAAAACCCAGGTTAAAGAAATAGGGTATGGCCTCAGTACTATTATGGCATTACAGCCGAAGCAATATGAGCTGTCTGCCAATAATCAGATCAAAAATGGAAAACCGGCTGTAGATCCAGGCCAGAAAACACAGCATAAAATCGGATTCCTGGCTCAGGATCTTTATAAAGTAGTTCCTGAAGCAGTTTATAAACCAAAAGATGACACAAAAGAAGCCTGGGCTGTTGATTATGCCTCACTTGTTCCTGCACTTACAAAAGCTATTCAGGAGCAGCAGGCTGAAATAGAACTGCAAAAAGCTAAGATTAAAAAGCTGGAAACTGAAATGGAAGCCATCAAAAAGAAACTGGGGTTGTAAATAAATTATAATGATCCTGAAAGTATTATTTTACTGATTCGATTCTAAGAACACACGTCATATTCCTATTTAAAGAGAAGGAATTTTAGTGAAAACAACCCTCTGTTTTTATTAAAAACAATTCCGGACCTTTTTGAATTTTAGATTTTTTCCGATCTGTTGCAAAAAACCTGCTATCTGCAGGTTTTTTTATTGTATGGTTATTTGAATATTTGTAGTATCAGAAAATTCCTTACTCAGAAAGGGCATATGAAATAATGTAGAATGCAATGGTTTTTACCCTTGATTGAAATTCATTATATTGGCAATTCCAAAAGTATTTAATAGGTACTTTTTTAATATTTAATGATAAAACCACAAAGAATCTGACCATGAAGCAGACTTTTCTTACAGCTTTCTTTTTCTTGTTTGTATGGGGTGTAAAAGCACAAAAGCAATCCATTTCCCCAGATACAATTTCTGTTTTTTTTGATGAGCTAAAAACAGTTTCAAAAAAGAATATCGGACTTTGGAACAAAGATTTATATGGTCCTGTTATTTTAATTGACCCTGAAACCAGAGAATTTTTTGCCAACGAGCCTGATTCGGAGGGAATTCTGAAGCAGAAGGGTAAGGTTTATTCCGGTGCTTTGCCTGCTTCTGTCAATATTGCGAATACAGCGGTCAACTGGGGCGGAAAAAGATGGGCGATGGTCATGCTGCCTCTTTCTCAGAATAAAGAAAGCAGGATTAACCTTCTGGCCCATGAATCATTTCACAGAATCCAGCCTTCATCGGGATTTACGCTCAGTAATGTGGAGAATAATCACCTTGACCAGAAAGAAGGCAGGATATATCTGCGTCTTGAACTGGAAGCATTGAAGCAGGCAATCCGCTCAACCTCACAAAAAGAAATGAAGCAGCATCTGACCAGTGCACTGACTTTTAGAAAATACAGGAATACACTTTATAAAGATTCAGAAACTGCAGAAAACCTGTTGGAACTGAATGAAGGTATTGCTGAGTTCACCGGTCTTATCATGAGCGGAAGAAATAATGAAGAGACAAGATCATCTCTTTTGAATGGAATAAATGATTTTATGAAAAATCCAACGTTTGTTCGTTCATTTGCTTATCATACAACGCCTGTTTATGGCTACTTGCTATACAATAAAGATAAAGACTGGAATAAAAAGATTGATGGAAAAACAGACCTTACGGTTTATTTCATTAAAGCATTTAATGTAATAATTCCGTCTGATTTTGAAAAGACGATTGGAAACCTGTCTGACCGCTATAATGGTAAAGCAATTGTAGAAGAGGAAACAGGAAGAGAAGAACGAACAAAAAAACTTATTGCGGAATATAAGGTGAAATTCATTCAACAACCGCATTTTGAAATCAAATTTGAAAAAATGAATGTCTCCTTTGATCCAAGAAATATCGTACCAATAGAAGATAAAGGAACGGTATATCCCAACATCCGGGTGACTGATTTATGGGGAATTCTGACCGTTGAAAACGGAGCTTTAATGAGCCCGAACTGGGATAAAATTTCCATATCAAATCCAATGAAAACAGAAAATAAAAAAATATCCGGAGACGGCTGGATCCTTGAACTGGCAGATGGCTATTCAATACAAAAAGATGAAGTCAGCGGAAATTACAGAATGGTCAAAAATTAATATCAATATATATGAAAGCTTCACCATAATAGTGAAGCTTTTTTATTGTAATAAATTAAGAGTACCATTTCTTTTTCATGAATAAGCAGGCTTTTACAAGCAATATCAAAACCGGAACCTCTACCAACGGCCCAATTACTCCCACAAAAGCCTGTGGCGAATGGATACCGAAGACGGAAATAGCAACCGCAATAGCCAGTTCAAAATTGTTCCCTGTTGCAGTAAAGGCAATGGATGCATTTTTATCATACGGAATATGTAAAGACCTGTTGATAAAAAAGCTTACAAAAAACATCAGTACAAAATAGATGATCATAGGTATTGCTACTTTTGCTACATCCAGCGGTAATTCAAGTATTTTATTTCCTTTAAGACTAAACATCAGTATGATCGTAAATAGCAGGGCATAAAGGGTAACAGGAGAGATTGCAGGAACAAATTTTCTATTGAACCATATGATTCCTTTTGTTTTTACCAGAATATAACGGCTCATGAAGCCTGCCAGAAACGGTATTCCCAGGTAGATCAATACACTTTCGCTAATATCTTTTATAGAAATATTTATGGTAAAAGCGGTTAAGCCTAACTGACGGGGAAGAACATTCATGAACAGCCATACCATAAAGCTATAGGTGAACACCTGGAAAATACTGTTTAATGCAACCAGCAAAGCCGCATATTCTCTATTTCCTTTGGCCAGGTCGTTCCACACAAGCACCATTGCAATACATCTCGCCAGCCCAATTAATATAAGCCCTGCCATATAATCCGGTTCATCTCTTAAAAAAAGAATGGCAAGAGAGAACATGAGGACTGGTCCGATGACCCAGTTGAGCAATAAAGAAATACCGATTACTTTTTTATCTTTCAATGCCAGCGGAAGGAGAGAGTAATCAACCTTGGCCAATGGCGGATACATCATGAGGATAAGGCCAATTGCCAATGGAATATTGGTTGTTCCTATTGACTGCGATTGAATCATGTCAGGAATATCAGGAAAGAAATGCCCTAAAGCAATTCCTGCACCCATTGCCAGAAAGATCCATAGGGTAAGATAGCGATCAAGAAATTTTAATTGGGGCTGCATGATTATTTTTTGATTTTAGAAAAAACATAGAACATCTCCTCTGCAATCTGTAAGCTTCTTTCAATATAGACCGCTGTTTGATCTGGAGTGTTGTCTGAAATTTTCGGATCTTCAAATGTAATGGGGATTCTTTTTTCCGCACCGGGAATAAAAGGACATCCGTCATCTGCCTGTGAGCAGGTCATGATGGCAGCAAAGGCAGATACAGGATTGAACAGGTTGTCGTATTTCTTTGAAAAACCAATTATCGGAAGGCTGTTATTATCATATTTTACAGCATATACAGGGTTGGTTGTATTAGTAATTCTGAAAAGTGAAAAGCCCTGTTCTGCTAAAACTTTTGCAATCTTAGGGAATAATGCCGTAGTTTCCGTTCCTCCGGAATAGCAATGAACTTCCGGAATCGTAAAGAAAGAAGCAGCTGTCTGTGCCCAGATCTGTGCCAGATGGCTGCGGCGGGAATTGTGGGTGCAGATAAAATTCAGGTTGACTTCCTTTCTGTCATCTACTTTTTGCTGAATAAAGCTGATCAGTGGCTCCAGAACCTCTTTTCTGTCAATATCTGTTTTTTCCCATTT belongs to Chryseobacterium gleum and includes:
- a CDS encoding PhzF family phenazine biosynthesis protein, which produces MKLELYQIDSFTEDIFHGNPACVVPLKNWLPDELLLKIARENAVAETAFFIDNGNSTIQLRWFTPEVEMDLCGHATLATAHCLISVLNYPNDTIIFDTKSGNLTVHVKEGIYYMDFPSRMPEPASLPDIIMRSLNIQPKEVFQSRDYVLVYDSEEDIKNIKIERSVFDLINLDPGGVVVTSKGTDCDFVSRYFTPQSTILEDPVTGSAHCSLIPFWAAKLGKDKLFARQLSERGGQLFCENNNERVIVAGKAKTYSAGHFWIE
- a CDS encoding type 1 glutamine amidotransferase domain-containing protein, giving the protein MSKKIAILATHGFEESELSSPKEYLEQQGWTAHIVSPENGSIKAWAEKDWGKEYPVDKNLDQVQASDYDALMLPGGVINPDQLRTNEKAISFVKEFFAQHKPVGAICHGPQVLINAGVVEGRNLTSVHSISQDLKNAGAHWEDREVVVDSGLVTSRTPKDLPAFNSKLVEEINEGKH
- a CDS encoding tail fiber domain-containing protein, coding for MFKNFTTLSVAAALLSYSIMSAQSVGINTAQPGSTLDVNGSLAAKYSAVTAATYAMTAGDFHISYNGTANAVFTLPAAVAGTGNFKGRMYTIKNNTAFTVTVNPAGTETINGNASVVVSPNQSLQLISTGLTGAASTWETSGNNSAVTTNLTASNGLSTVGNDVRLGGTLLQNTAIDYADKALYFRSNVDGFGLTAISNSNPGTNAAALLQFTNNTGSSLNMFLNSSTKTTDGGANASTINSVGGPLTMAGNNNVAQFRLSQLNGGDYLYNGDRKLNFNGNGDITAFGAAGNAVNAYNGLLTLKGNSNSAAFSQVTLGTTGFKYYYANGTNSMLDIDGNGDINMNRPETGGVGGNKVAATKGHLDLSGYNTLNGSVTQIYLGAEGFKYSYNGSTKVTIDGNGLVSAAGGFVNTSDMRLKTQVKEIGYGLSTIMALQPKQYELSANNQIKNGKPAVDPGQKTQHKIGFLAQDLYKVVPEAVYKPKDDTKEAWAVDYASLVPALTKAIQEQQAEIELQKAKIKKLETEMEAIKKKLGL
- a CDS encoding PA2169 family four-helix-bundle protein, with the translated sequence MNNEKTVSVLNDLLNITNDRIQGFSKVEDKVWEQYPLLRADYDKMVSQSYTMKNQLTDLITERGGTPDQSGSAAGAIHRAWIDVKNSFAGDTADATLGNVVYGENAAIDAYQDALDSGDLCPESSRVVLDQLHQLKASHDKFENLEDLKK
- a CDS encoding low molecular weight phosphatase family protein, with protein sequence MYQELLNTIQSLKWEKTDIDRKEVLEPLISFIQQKVDDRKEVNLNFICTHNSRRSHLAQIWAQTAASFFTIPEVHCYSGGTETTALFPKIAKVLAEQGFSLFRITNTTNPVYAVKYDNNSLPIIGFSKKYDNLFNPVSAFAAIMTCSQADDGCPFIPGAEKRIPITFEDPKISDNTPDQTAVYIERSLQIAEEMFYVFSKIKK
- a CDS encoding GLPGLI family protein, whose protein sequence is MKIFITLFLLISGILLSQNQRFVYEYSFKMDTLNKDKVEKEIMNLDITKEGSYFYSELLITRDSLVNAEVEKGKASNSVTIDFRKIRHPKVNFRISKTYPDLTAVYHTSLNASNVAVKELNKMNWTVLPETKNIESFKAQKATMYFGGRNWTAWFTNDIQIQDGPYKFCGLPGLILQIEDEEATHIFKLLGSMKLNNGFSIIDSKTAEIHLTKEKFNKLWNEYIQDPAKNIKLMHSSSGMSETILFDSNTGSPLSKQELIRNKETRAKEFLKRFNNFIEKDLYK
- a CDS encoding lmo0937 family membrane protein, whose amino-acid sequence is MRNLLWLVAVICIAVWLLGMLGIIPGMDTGNLIHTLLVIAIIVVVINLFTGRKPLN
- a CDS encoding SDR family NAD(P)-dependent oxidoreductase translates to MKKILITGANQGIGFETARQLAALGHYVYLGSRNRSNGTEAQEKLNRAGFQNVECIEIDVTDIHSIQSARQILESKEQQLDVLINNAGIAGEQPQNMSGGSMSNLRNVFETNFFGAVQTTRSFIDLLKKSDDPRIINVSSPLGSLSIQSESPNPNLRMYDAYSASKTALNAFTVLLSKEFRETDFKIISVEPGYTASNLNQYQGTQTPEQAAGIIVKFVTLQEVPSGKFFDRNGNELAW
- the arsB gene encoding ACR3 family arsenite efflux transporter, which gives rise to MQPQLKFLDRYLTLWIFLAMGAGIALGHFFPDIPDMIQSQSIGTTNIPLAIGLILMMYPPLAKVDYSLLPLALKDKKVIGISLLLNWVIGPVLMFSLAILFLRDEPDYMAGLILIGLARCIAMVLVWNDLAKGNREYAALLVALNSIFQVFTYSFMVWLFMNVLPRQLGLTAFTINISIKDISESVLIYLGIPFLAGFMSRYILVKTKGIIWFNRKFVPAISPVTLYALLFTIILMFSLKGNKILELPLDVAKVAIPMIIYFVLMFFVSFFINRSLHIPYDKNASIAFTATGNNFELAIAVAISVFGIHSPQAFVGVIGPLVEVPVLILLVKACLFMKKKWYS
- a CDS encoding helix-turn-helix domain-containing protein, with translation MEKRQIQRIKTISEFHLLRGLPKPEHPLISVVDYSAIKRPSDISEVSIVLDFYMISQKRGIGGKMYYGQQEFDFDEGVMAFIEPNQVFRIQSDPASVEERSGWMLLIHPDFLWNTPLAKTIKRYDYFDYSVNEALFLSEKEQKTLNGIIENIEQEYHTNIDRFSKQIIISQIESLLNYSERFYNRQFITREKANHQILGRLENLLKDYFDSDDLMIKGLPTVQYIAETLHVSPKYLSGLLKTLTGQSTQHHIHDKLISKAKEKLSTTSLSVSEIAYELGFEHSQSFSKLFKTKTEMSPLEFRASFH